The following coding sequences lie in one Klebsiella huaxiensis genomic window:
- a CDS encoding cupin domain-containing protein encodes MKRPDCIRHWRELEGADDSTYPDSTELFSIGAPLARGLRLNRLGIHHERLLPGRRTSYPHAESDEEEFIYVLDGYPEVWINGYLWKLEPGDSVGFPAGTGVCHTFLNNTEQEVRLLVVGEANKKYNRIYYPLNPGYAATRQDRWVDHPPQFFGPHDGKPRRK; translated from the coding sequence ATGAAACGACCTGATTGCATTCGACATTGGCGCGAACTGGAAGGTGCGGACGATTCCACCTATCCCGACAGTACGGAGCTTTTCTCTATTGGCGCACCGTTGGCGCGCGGCCTGCGCCTGAACCGCTTAGGGATTCATCACGAGCGCTTGCTGCCCGGGCGTCGTACCTCTTATCCGCATGCGGAAAGCGATGAAGAAGAATTTATCTACGTGTTGGATGGTTATCCTGAAGTGTGGATCAACGGCTATCTCTGGAAGCTGGAGCCGGGGGATAGCGTCGGTTTTCCTGCCGGAACCGGCGTTTGCCACACTTTCCTTAACAACACCGAACAGGAAGTTCGCCTGTTAGTGGTGGGGGAGGCGAACAAAAAATATAATCGCATTTACTATCCGCTTAACCCCGGCTATGCCGCCACGCGCCAGGATCGCTGGGTCGATCATCCACCGCAGTTTTTTGGCCCGCACGACGGTAAGCCGCGGAGAAAATAG
- the zur gene encoding zinc uptake transcriptional repressor Zur yields MDKTTSQQMLAHAEKLCAQRGVRLTPQRLEVLRLMSLQKGAISAYDLLDLLREKEPQAKPPTVYRALEFLLEQGFVHKVESTNSYVLCHLFDQPTHSSAMFICDRCGSVKEECAEGVEDIMHTLAARMGFALRHNVIEAHGLCAACVEVEACSTPGHCHHDHTILIKKKAR; encoded by the coding sequence ATGGATAAGACCACTTCGCAACAAATGTTAGCGCATGCTGAAAAGCTCTGCGCGCAGCGTGGCGTGCGCCTGACCCCGCAGCGCCTTGAAGTGTTGCGTCTAATGAGCCTGCAAAAAGGGGCTATTAGCGCCTATGACCTGCTCGATCTGCTGCGCGAAAAAGAACCTCAGGCTAAGCCGCCGACGGTTTATCGGGCGCTGGAGTTTCTGCTGGAGCAAGGGTTCGTGCATAAGGTGGAGTCCACCAATAGCTACGTGCTGTGCCATCTTTTCGATCAACCAACCCACAGCTCGGCGATGTTTATCTGCGACCGTTGCGGCAGCGTCAAAGAAGAGTGCGCGGAAGGTGTAGAAGATATTATGCATACGCTGGCGGCAAGAATGGGTTTTGCCCTGCGTCACAATGTGATTGAAGCTCACGGCCTGTGCGCCGCCTGTGTGGAGGTGGAAGCGTGCAGTACGCCAGGGCACTGCCATCATGACCACACCATCCTGATCAAAAAGAAAGCCCGCTGA
- a CDS encoding CsbD family protein has translation MNKDEIGGNWKQLKGKAKEQWGKLTDDDMTVIEGKRDQLVGRIQERYGYAKDQAEKEVKDWETKNDYRW, from the coding sequence ATGAATAAAGATGAAATCGGCGGTAACTGGAAACAGCTGAAAGGTAAAGCGAAAGAACAATGGGGCAAACTTACCGACGATGATATGACCGTCATCGAGGGTAAGCGCGACCAGCTGGTTGGCAGAATTCAGGAACGCTATGGATACGCCAAAGATCAGGCCGAGAAAGAAGTGAAGGATTGGGAAACTAAAAACGATTATCGCTGGTAG
- the dinF gene encoding MATE family efflux transporter DinF — translation MLFNAADKALWRLALPMIFSNITVPLLGLVDTAVIGHLDSPVYLGGVAVGAMATSFLFMLLLFLRMSTTGLTAQAFGAKDPQRLARALVQPLGLALAAGIAIVLFRMPLINLALHIVGGSDAVLEQARRFLEIRWLSAPASLANLVLLGWLLGVQYARAPVILLVVGNVLNIVLDLWLVMGLHMNVQGAALATVTAEYATFFIGLVMAKRVLVLRGVSLSMLKTAWRGDVRRLLALNRDIMLRSLLLQLCFGAMTVYGARLGADVVAVNAVLMTMLTFTAYALDGFAYAVEAHSGQAYGARDGSQLLEVWRAACRQSGMVALAFALIYSLAGEQIIALLTSLPSLQQLADHYLIWQTILPVIGVWCYLLDGMFIGATRGAEMRNSMAVAAAGFALTLLTVPVLGNHGLWLALAVFLALRGASLAIVWRRHWQRDTWFS, via the coding sequence ATGCTTTTTAACGCCGCCGATAAAGCCCTGTGGCGCTTAGCGCTGCCCATGATTTTCTCTAATATCACCGTTCCTTTGCTGGGGCTGGTGGATACCGCTGTTATCGGTCATCTTGATAGCCCGGTTTATCTGGGCGGCGTTGCGGTTGGCGCAATGGCGACCAGCTTTCTCTTCATGCTGCTCCTGTTTTTGCGCATGAGTACTACTGGTCTGACGGCCCAGGCATTCGGCGCGAAAGATCCCCAACGGCTGGCGCGTGCGCTGGTGCAGCCGCTGGGGCTGGCACTGGCTGCCGGGATAGCCATCGTCCTATTCAGAATGCCGTTAATTAATCTGGCGCTGCACATCGTCGGCGGCAGTGATGCGGTGCTTGAACAGGCCCGCCGTTTCCTCGAGATTCGTTGGCTGAGCGCTCCGGCATCCCTGGCGAATCTGGTGCTGCTGGGCTGGCTGTTGGGCGTGCAGTATGCCCGCGCACCAGTGATCCTGCTGGTCGTCGGTAATGTACTCAACATCGTGCTCGATTTATGGCTGGTAATGGGCCTGCATATGAACGTGCAGGGCGCGGCCCTGGCGACCGTAACAGCAGAATACGCCACCTTTTTCATTGGACTCGTTATGGCGAAACGCGTGCTGGTACTGCGGGGCGTTTCGCTATCGATGCTGAAAACCGCGTGGCGCGGCGATGTGCGCCGTCTTCTGGCGCTGAACCGCGACATTATGCTGCGCTCGCTGCTGCTACAACTGTGTTTTGGGGCGATGACGGTATATGGCGCCCGCCTTGGCGCTGACGTTGTAGCGGTCAATGCGGTGCTGATGACCATGCTCACCTTTACCGCCTACGCGCTGGATGGTTTTGCCTACGCCGTGGAGGCGCACTCCGGGCAGGCTTACGGTGCCCGCGACGGCAGCCAACTGCTTGAGGTATGGCGTGCGGCCTGCCGTCAGTCAGGCATGGTAGCGCTGGCGTTTGCGCTGATTTACAGCCTTGCTGGCGAGCAGATTATCGCCTTGCTAACATCGCTCCCTTCTCTGCAGCAACTCGCCGACCACTATCTCATCTGGCAGACAATACTGCCGGTCATTGGCGTCTGGTGCTACCTGTTGGATGGCATGTTTATCGGCGCAACGCGCGGGGCAGAGATGCGTAACAGCATGGCGGTAGCGGCGGCGGGATTCGCCCTGACGCTGCTGACGGTACCGGTTCTTGGTAATCATGGTCTATGGTTGGCGCTGGCGGTGTTTCTTGCCCTGCGCGGGGCTTCACTGGCAATCGTCTGGCGGCGTCACTGGCAGCGCGACACCTGGTTTTCATAG